From Paenibacillus physcomitrellae, the proteins below share one genomic window:
- the nagZ gene encoding beta-N-acetylhexosaminidase yields MFNQETMSLEQKVGQLFICGFHSYTPDEQITTLIGKYQVGGVIYFRRNVQSAPQLAKLSGGLQTLAMEALSGLPLLIAIDQEGGMVSRLDHDGISRIPGNMSLGAADDPALTEAIAALSAKELNLLGINMNFAPCVDVNNNPLNPVIGVRSYSEDPMKVAVHGEAAVRGFQGSGIIATAKHFPGHGDTEVDSHMGLAVVGHDKQRLYDVELLPFKRMIQAGVKAIMTAHVVFPAFEPKGTPATLSRAVLTDLLREELEFEGVIVTDCLEMKAISDRYGVAEGAVMALEAGADLVLVSHTLEEQTAAIEAAVAAVKSGRLSETAIDRSLQRILALKSGLATVNTAVTAVPFAAPQHMKQSLKQGIEQGTQLNTEHGVPLLPSEQTVPLLEQAAGKSITLVKNEGNPPRLPLDTALSTLVVWPELRHRTEVDEAAEYRYTLADALQPYLPEIKLAAIGTRATDEEVQTVLREAEAYSQVVVVTYTSEGTLPEGQVRLVKGLMTQKQEKITVVSARNPYDIQAFPEVQAYLCAYENRPFALDAVAAVLVGRRQPGGRLPVTLSNQFPVGTGLTYL; encoded by the coding sequence ATGTTTAACCAGGAAACGATGAGTTTAGAGCAGAAGGTTGGCCAGTTATTCATTTGCGGATTCCACAGCTATACGCCGGATGAGCAGATTACGACTTTAATCGGGAAGTATCAGGTTGGAGGCGTTATTTATTTTCGCAGGAATGTTCAGTCTGCCCCTCAGCTGGCTAAGCTCTCCGGTGGTTTGCAGACGCTTGCCATGGAAGCCTTGAGCGGTTTACCGCTTCTGATTGCAATAGATCAAGAGGGAGGGATGGTTTCACGCCTCGATCATGATGGCATCAGCCGGATTCCCGGCAATATGTCCTTAGGAGCGGCGGACGATCCTGCGCTGACCGAGGCGATTGCGGCCCTGTCCGCCAAAGAATTAAACCTCCTGGGCATCAACATGAATTTTGCTCCCTGCGTCGATGTGAATAATAACCCGCTGAATCCGGTGATCGGGGTCAGGTCATATTCGGAAGATCCGATGAAGGTAGCTGTCCACGGGGAGGCCGCCGTACGCGGGTTTCAGGGGAGCGGGATTATTGCGACGGCCAAACATTTTCCCGGACATGGAGATACGGAAGTGGATTCCCATATGGGACTGGCGGTAGTCGGACATGATAAGCAAAGGCTTTATGACGTGGAGTTGCTCCCGTTTAAACGGATGATCCAGGCGGGAGTGAAAGCGATTATGACCGCCCATGTCGTTTTCCCGGCTTTTGAACCTAAAGGCACACCGGCGACGCTTTCCCGGGCTGTTCTTACCGATCTGCTGCGGGAAGAGCTGGAGTTTGAAGGGGTCATTGTGACCGACTGTCTGGAAATGAAGGCGATATCGGACCGCTACGGCGTTGCGGAAGGAGCAGTTATGGCTTTGGAAGCCGGAGCAGATCTTGTGCTTGTCAGCCATACGCTGGAGGAACAGACAGCGGCGATTGAGGCAGCGGTGGCGGCGGTGAAGTCCGGCCGATTGTCCGAAACGGCCATTGACCGTTCCTTACAGCGTATTTTGGCTCTGAAAAGCGGTCTGGCGACCGTAAATACGGCGGTAACGGCAGTGCCGTTTGCAGCACCGCAACATATGAAGCAAAGCCTGAAACAAGGCATCGAGCAAGGCACCCAACTAAACACGGAGCACGGTGTTCCTTTGCTTCCGTCAGAGCAGACCGTTCCGCTGCTTGAACAAGCAGCCGGGAAGTCGATAACGCTCGTTAAGAATGAGGGCAATCCACCAAGGCTCCCTCTGGATACTGCCCTGTCCACGCTTGTTGTTTGGCCCGAGCTCAGACACCGAACTGAAGTGGATGAAGCGGCTGAATACCGTTATACACTAGCTGATGCCTTACAGCCTTATTTGCCGGAAATCAAGCTGGCAGCGATCGGAACACGGGCGACGGACGAAGAAGTGCAGACCGTCCTGCGTGAGGCTGAAGCCTACAGTCAGGTAGTAGTGGTAACCTATACTTCGGAAGGAACCCTCCCTGAAGGCCAGGTGCGGCTGGTAAAGGGGCTTATGACGCAAAAACAGGAAAAAATAACGGTCGTGTCGGCAAGGAATCCTTATGACATCCAGGCATTTCCGGAGGTTCAGGCCTATTTGTGCGCCTATGAGAACAGGCCGTTTGCCCTTGATGCGGTTGCGGCTGTACTCGTAGGCCGCAGGCAGCCGGGCGGGCGGCTGCCTGTTACGCTATCCAATCAATTTCCCGTTGGAACAGGACTCACTTATCTTTAA
- a CDS encoding response regulator, with amino-acid sequence MKLKALLVDDEYPILNNLSKVLKWEELGVEIAGMARNGDEALKLAEDQQIDIILSDIRMPVMDGLSLAKEIRERGMSTEILLLTGYQEFEYARTAIRYGVRDYISKPIHYEMLEQTVDKIAKQIRKERGASRRDNQLNSVVNWASEHFITQILAGHGQFLADEEGEEELLSHQRYSVMLADLEGYAKCSTLWTREERRRFNCRMKKLLKERLPFGGGQTVLQLREGEWFVFFNADYLMQEFRELLLPVYSDLQQLASQTGDMEVRILAEKGPFSLNELSGVYHRIQRSMLLTPSEEWLLNGEELKSGLYEAPEETPESQWRWLERISSALRGEDEHAVRKVIDELKTYLAMLDEHAALRAEKMLHYMLIHLLREMRELQLLKDHEEEAVWEELQQPLGLKDLMNLLSELAVRPKGPASSRKPAEQLMASAGDYIARHLGGDFGIEEVADHLGISCSYFCLLFKNHYGETFVEYVTRQRMEAAKKQLASSDASITQIGQGLGYQERRYFTKVFQKYTGVTPSDYRASVNDGAQSNVIKE; translated from the coding sequence ATGAAGCTTAAAGCGCTGCTCGTAGACGACGAATATCCGATTCTGAACAATTTGTCTAAAGTGCTGAAATGGGAAGAGCTCGGTGTGGAAATTGCCGGTATGGCCCGCAATGGAGATGAAGCTCTAAAGCTTGCAGAAGACCAGCAGATCGATATTATATTAAGCGATATTCGGATGCCGGTGATGGATGGATTATCGCTGGCCAAGGAAATCCGGGAACGCGGTATGAGTACGGAAATTCTGCTGCTGACCGGTTATCAGGAATTTGAATATGCGCGTACGGCTATACGCTACGGGGTTAGAGATTATATCAGCAAGCCGATTCATTACGAAATGCTGGAGCAGACGGTCGATAAAATCGCCAAGCAGATCCGGAAGGAGCGCGGAGCGAGCCGGCGTGACAACCAGCTGAATTCGGTGGTGAACTGGGCCAGCGAGCATTTTATTACTCAAATTTTGGCCGGGCATGGCCAGTTCCTTGCCGATGAGGAAGGAGAAGAGGAGCTTTTGTCGCATCAGCGGTACTCCGTTATGCTTGCTGATCTGGAAGGATATGCGAAATGCTCAACTCTCTGGACCCGGGAAGAGCGCAGACGTTTTAACTGCCGGATGAAGAAGCTGCTCAAAGAGCGGCTGCCGTTTGGGGGCGGGCAAACGGTACTGCAGCTTCGTGAAGGGGAATGGTTTGTCTTCTTCAACGCCGATTACCTGATGCAGGAATTCCGTGAACTGCTGCTCCCTGTCTATTCAGATCTTCAGCAGCTTGCCAGCCAGACTGGCGATATGGAGGTTCGGATTCTCGCTGAGAAAGGTCCGTTCTCGCTGAATGAGTTATCGGGTGTTTATCACCGAATTCAGCGGTCGATGCTCCTGACGCCATCTGAAGAATGGCTGTTGAATGGAGAAGAACTTAAATCCGGCCTTTATGAAGCTCCGGAGGAAACTCCGGAATCCCAGTGGCGCTGGCTTGAACGGATTAGCAGCGCGCTGCGCGGCGAAGACGAGCATGCTGTCCGCAAGGTTATTGACGAGCTGAAGACTTATTTGGCTATGCTCGATGAACATGCCGCACTGCGGGCGGAGAAAATGCTTCATTATATGCTGATCCATCTCCTGAGAGAGATGAGAGAGCTGCAGCTGCTGAAGGATCACGAAGAAGAAGCGGTCTGGGAGGAATTGCAGCAGCCGCTTGGTTTGAAAGACTTGATGAACCTGCTGAGCGAATTGGCCGTCCGGCCAAAAGGGCCTGCTTCATCAAGAAAGCCGGCGGAGCAGTTGATGGCATCAGCGGGCGATTATATTGCCAGACATTTAGGCGGTGACTTTGGCATTGAAGAGGTGGCCGACCATTTGGGAATCAGCTGCAGCTACTTTTGCCTGCTGTTCAAGAACCATTACGGTGAAACTTTTGTCGAGTACGTGACCCGGCAGCGGATGGAGGCGGCCAAGAAACAGCTGGCGTCCAGCGATGCGAGTATTACGCAAATCGGTCAGGGGCTTGGGTATCAGGAACGACGTTATTTTACGAAGGTGTTTCAGAAATACACCGGGGTTACCCCATCCGACTACCGGGCGTCGGTAAACGACGGGGCTCAAAGCAACGTTATTAAGGAGTGA
- a CDS encoding cache domain-containing sensor histidine kinase: protein MNLRIKLFTAFLSLVIIPLFIVGIITFFAIFHYIETKYSDQAEYALKSISYSITGVFEEMDKVTDDGIAKGVFQMALNSGNPDNQNLTAKDQLSLNANQRNFRSLLYNHPSIDYAFLYNLKEGAQDKPISIFNKEDFKMLPFEKFKQEPLYQEVLNLKGQSKWIAPHEYPELTGSEQVFTQIRLIKELSYLQNVGILIVQVKNWEFEDIFKNLQQRNHLKDTRFLLVNDEGMILYDYQNKLDGHPMSEYTGKSIAAAKGSYKSFKARFDGKESVVSVYHLQDYSWSLVSVTSWDYLSREVMTFAAWFMVILGICVLTAMLFNAFFMNRITGTIGIIVRFMRKVEDGDLNARVEEKGNDELLLLLQGFNNLTEKIGGLLEEVKAEQQQKAKAELRVLQAQIKPHFLFNTLELINGLAVQNEGRKVSEMVLRLGNILRISIQDREEIPLWLELEHLTSYLEIQKYRWDDLFDYTIDIPEEMLNYQVLKLMLQPLVENSIQHGFEGIPYKGELRISGRVEEDRILLRIEDNGTGMTEAELLSNLNLDAESNEQQMQTYYPGEERRGIGLRNVADRIRLQYGKDYGLFICTAPGMGVAIQCILPKYELGDPHEA, encoded by the coding sequence ATGAATCTGCGCATTAAGCTTTTTACGGCCTTTCTATCTCTTGTCATCATCCCTTTATTTATCGTAGGCATCATAACTTTCTTTGCTATCTTTCATTATATTGAAACCAAATACAGCGATCAGGCGGAATACGCGCTGAAGTCGATCAGCTACAGCATCACCGGCGTCTTTGAGGAAATGGACAAAGTGACGGATGACGGGATCGCGAAAGGCGTATTCCAGATGGCGCTGAATTCAGGTAACCCCGACAACCAGAATCTTACAGCCAAAGATCAGCTTAGCCTTAATGCGAACCAGCGCAATTTCAGGTCGCTGCTGTACAATCATCCTTCCATCGATTATGCCTTTCTCTACAATTTGAAAGAGGGAGCGCAGGATAAACCCATCTCTATCTTTAACAAAGAAGATTTCAAGATGCTTCCGTTTGAGAAGTTCAAGCAGGAGCCCTTGTATCAGGAAGTCTTAAATTTGAAAGGCCAATCCAAGTGGATCGCCCCGCACGAATATCCGGAATTGACCGGCTCGGAGCAGGTTTTTACACAGATCAGACTGATTAAGGAACTCAGCTATCTGCAGAATGTCGGTATTCTGATCGTACAGGTGAAGAACTGGGAGTTTGAAGATATTTTTAAAAATTTGCAGCAGCGCAATCATTTAAAAGATACACGATTTCTGCTTGTCAATGACGAAGGCATGATTCTCTATGACTACCAGAACAAACTGGATGGTCATCCGATGAGCGAGTACACCGGGAAAAGCATTGCCGCTGCCAAAGGTAGCTATAAAAGCTTTAAAGCCCGTTTTGACGGTAAAGAAAGCGTAGTGTCAGTTTATCATTTGCAGGATTATTCCTGGAGCCTCGTCTCCGTGACGTCCTGGGACTATCTGTCCAGAGAGGTCATGACCTTCGCGGCCTGGTTTATGGTCATTCTCGGCATTTGTGTATTAACCGCCATGCTGTTTAACGCCTTCTTCATGAACCGGATTACCGGTACAATCGGCATCATCGTGCGGTTTATGCGCAAGGTGGAAGATGGAGATCTGAACGCCAGAGTTGAAGAGAAAGGTAATGATGAGCTGCTGCTTCTCCTGCAGGGATTCAATAATTTAACGGAGAAGATCGGCGGTCTGCTGGAAGAAGTGAAAGCCGAGCAGCAGCAGAAGGCCAAAGCCGAGCTGCGTGTGCTGCAGGCCCAGATCAAACCGCATTTTCTGTTTAATACGCTGGAGCTGATTAATGGTCTGGCCGTGCAGAACGAGGGCCGGAAGGTGAGCGAGATGGTGCTCAGACTTGGCAATATTTTAAGGATCAGCATTCAGGATCGGGAGGAAATTCCGCTTTGGCTGGAATTGGAGCACCTGACCAGCTATTTGGAAATCCAGAAATACCGGTGGGACGATTTGTTTGATTACACGATCGACATTCCGGAGGAAATGCTTAATTATCAAGTGCTGAAGCTGATGCTCCAGCCTTTGGTCGAGAACAGCATCCAGCATGGCTTTGAAGGAATTCCTTATAAAGGCGAACTGCGTATTTCCGGCCGGGTGGAAGAAGACCGGATTCTGCTGAGAATCGAGGATAACGGTACAGGCATGACGGAAGCCGAGCTGCTGTCTAATTTGAATTTGGATGCGGAATCGAATGAGCAGCAAATGCAGACTTATTATCCGGGAGAAGAACGAAGAGGCATCGGGCTGCGTAATGTGGCCGACCGCATCCGGCTGCAGTACGGCAAGGATTACGGACTTTTTATATGTACAGCGCCCGGCATGGGCGTGGCGATTCAATGCATTTTACCAAAATACGAATTGGGTGATCCGCATGAAGCTTAA
- a CDS encoding carbohydrate ABC transporter permease: MAHTWKKGLPHFFLLLYLVVILFPFLFVLFSSVKPDNNAIALNPFGIPHKLVFQNYVEAWVNAKISTYFFNSLYISILSSVVSILLGAMFAFAVTRMRYGRVAAALFGLVLVGMLIPNNALMLPIYTLVRKLHILDTHWALIIPYVANAIPFTIIILAAFMRSLPSEIEEAAVMDGLRSGGIFARMIVPLTVPAMVTVFIVNFLGNWNEFLLANYFLSNDDLRTLPVGMVQFRDQYQMNYAQMSAGIVFSVVPVIVIYAILQEKIIEGVTAGSVKG, from the coding sequence ATGGCCCATACATGGAAAAAAGGACTGCCGCATTTCTTTCTGCTCTTGTATCTGGTCGTCATTTTGTTCCCGTTCCTGTTTGTCCTGTTTTCCTCGGTTAAACCGGATAACAATGCCATTGCTTTGAATCCGTTTGGCATTCCCCACAAGCTGGTCTTTCAAAATTACGTGGAGGCGTGGGTTAATGCTAAAATCAGCACCTATTTTTTTAACAGCTTATATATTTCCATTCTCTCTTCAGTCGTCAGCATTCTGCTAGGGGCGATGTTTGCCTTTGCGGTAACCCGCATGAGATATGGGCGTGTGGCTGCAGCACTGTTCGGGCTGGTGCTTGTTGGGATGCTCATTCCAAACAACGCGCTGATGCTGCCGATTTATACGCTGGTCAGAAAGCTGCATATCCTGGACACTCACTGGGCGTTAATTATTCCTTATGTGGCAAATGCCATTCCGTTTACGATCATTATTTTGGCAGCTTTTATGAGATCTCTGCCCAGCGAAATTGAAGAGGCTGCGGTTATGGATGGATTGAGGTCGGGTGGCATCTTTGCTAGAATGATAGTACCTTTAACAGTCCCGGCGATGGTTACGGTGTTTATCGTCAATTTTCTGGGGAATTGGAACGAGTTCCTGCTGGCCAACTACTTCCTTTCCAATGATGACCTGAGGACGCTTCCGGTAGGGATGGTGCAGTTCCGGGATCAATATCAGATGAATTACGCGCAGATGTCGGCCGGAATTGTATTTTCCGTAGTGCCGGTTATTGTGATCTATGCCATCCTGCAGGAGAAAATCATTGAAGGGGTAACCGCCGGCAGCGTTAAGGGATAA
- a CDS encoding carbohydrate ABC transporter permease produces MNKALRSPTIFLLFILPALILFVMFFIYPIFSSIYYSFTSWNGVSTHVKGIGLDNYTKALEQKRFWVSVQNNGWFIVFSVFIQVPLIVLFSLLIAHVKKLKGLYKTTVFLPSIMSTAVIGILWGFIYEPDIGLLNQILGTFGIQPIYWLSDERFAMLSILITNAWQWTGFYIVMVLAAILSIPGELDEAAAIDGATAFQRATQITLPLIRPIISVVIMLSIAGAMKAADIVLVMTKGGPAGSTEVMATYMIKYAITNFKYGYGNTIAVLIFIFTVIITVLYQLLIARRNERIEY; encoded by the coding sequence ATGAATAAAGCGTTAAGAAGCCCAACGATCTTTCTTTTATTTATCCTGCCGGCTCTGATCTTGTTTGTTATGTTTTTTATTTATCCGATCTTTTCCTCCATTTACTACAGCTTTACAAGCTGGAATGGGGTTTCCACACATGTGAAAGGGATCGGGCTCGACAATTACACGAAAGCATTGGAACAGAAGCGGTTCTGGGTTTCGGTTCAGAATAACGGCTGGTTTATCGTCTTCTCCGTCTTTATCCAGGTGCCGCTAATCGTGCTGTTCTCCCTGCTGATCGCCCATGTCAAAAAGCTAAAGGGTTTATACAAGACGACCGTCTTTCTGCCTTCCATTATGTCTACGGCGGTCATCGGCATTTTATGGGGTTTTATCTACGAACCGGATATCGGGCTGCTCAACCAGATTTTGGGCACCTTCGGCATTCAACCGATTTATTGGTTGTCTGACGAACGTTTTGCTATGTTATCCATTCTCATTACCAATGCCTGGCAGTGGACAGGGTTTTACATTGTGATGGTGCTTGCGGCGATTTTGTCCATTCCGGGCGAACTTGATGAAGCGGCCGCCATCGACGGTGCAACTGCGTTTCAAAGAGCAACGCAAATTACTTTACCCCTGATCAGACCGATTATTTCCGTGGTCATTATGCTGTCGATTGCCGGTGCCATGAAAGCGGCTGATATCGTCCTGGTCATGACCAAGGGAGGGCCGGCCGGCTCAACGGAAGTCATGGCGACTTATATGATCAAATATGCGATTACCAACTTCAAATACGGCTACGGGAACACGATCGCTGTGCTTATCTTTATCTTTACTGTCATCATTACGGTGTTGTACCAGCTGCTGATTGCCCGTCGCAACGAAAGGATTGAATACTGA
- a CDS encoding extracellular solute-binding protein, translating into MKKSMVMLLTLFIAATTLLSACGSGNGNGNNNSAASNASNDSASTTQPSESTTDTSPFELTLRHTQVGADKQKRLAILNDVVKKVEADVPGLTIKLDGVESDVNRKEKLRGEMAAGNPPDIFDLFGSPDSQVYAKEGMLLNLSPILDELGLSDSFSSLEPFTYEGNVYGLPIGGSGEGFFYNKAYFEEKGLKVPTTWAELEDLLAKIKADGKVPMAAASKAGWVPLMLANHLWARYAGPDVTQKFVSGEAKWSDPNVVKAFAKYQEWEDKGYFKKGELGFEYAEYTTQFTSGEAILMYDGTWKSSVFKEGQSGEGLIGKVGFFNLPPVDGGVGDQTALMRDVNNGYGFSAAVEKDPRKLQAVKLFIKYMYNEEMQIRGLVEDGVLPSMKLSEDVLSANITDDLMKEIVNVLNNSKSSFPAFDSLVQGDVTTEISNIQIQKLIGKQTTPEQMGKELQAVQEEANADSE; encoded by the coding sequence ATGAAGAAAAGCATGGTCATGCTACTAACGTTGTTCATCGCGGCCACGACCCTGTTGTCTGCCTGCGGCAGCGGCAATGGTAACGGCAACAACAATTCGGCTGCAAGCAATGCCTCAAATGACTCCGCATCAACCACACAGCCTAGCGAATCCACAACAGATACTTCTCCATTTGAATTGACTTTGCGTCATACCCAGGTGGGAGCCGACAAACAGAAACGTCTTGCCATCCTTAACGATGTTGTCAAGAAAGTAGAAGCGGATGTTCCGGGCCTCACGATCAAGCTGGACGGAGTAGAATCCGACGTTAACCGTAAAGAGAAGCTCCGCGGGGAAATGGCTGCGGGCAACCCGCCGGATATTTTTGATTTGTTCGGCAGCCCGGATTCCCAGGTTTATGCCAAAGAGGGCATGCTGCTTAACTTAAGTCCGATTCTGGATGAACTTGGTCTGTCGGACAGCTTCTCATCCCTGGAACCATTCACTTACGAAGGCAACGTCTATGGCCTGCCGATCGGCGGATCGGGCGAAGGATTTTTCTATAATAAAGCTTATTTCGAGGAAAAAGGTTTGAAAGTCCCTACTACGTGGGCCGAACTGGAAGACCTGCTGGCCAAAATCAAAGCGGACGGCAAGGTGCCAATGGCGGCTGCCTCCAAAGCGGGCTGGGTGCCGCTGATGCTGGCCAACCATCTTTGGGCCCGGTATGCCGGACCTGACGTAACGCAGAAATTCGTGTCCGGTGAAGCGAAGTGGTCGGATCCGAACGTGGTGAAGGCTTTTGCAAAATATCAGGAATGGGAAGACAAAGGGTACTTCAAGAAAGGCGAACTGGGCTTTGAATACGCAGAATATACTACGCAATTCACGAGCGGTGAAGCGATTCTGATGTATGACGGTACCTGGAAATCCTCCGTATTCAAGGAAGGTCAGTCCGGCGAAGGTTTGATCGGCAAAGTTGGCTTCTTTAACCTTCCTCCGGTTGACGGCGGTGTGGGCGACCAAACGGCGCTGATGCGCGACGTCAACAACGGTTACGGCTTCTCGGCTGCCGTGGAGAAGGATCCAAGAAAACTTCAAGCTGTTAAGCTGTTCATCAAATACATGTACAACGAAGAAATGCAAATCCGCGGTCTCGTTGAAGACGGCGTGCTTCCGTCGATGAAGCTGAGCGAAGACGTGCTTTCGGCAAACATCACGGACGACCTGATGAAAGAAATCGTCAACGTGCTGAACAATTCGAAATCTTCTTTCCCGGCGTTCGACTCCCTGGTGCAAGGTGACGTCACTACCGAAATCAGTAACATTCAAATTCAGAAGCTGATTGGTAAGCAAACAACGCCTGAGCAGATGGGCAAAGAACTTCAGGCTGTGCAGGAAGAAGCTAACGCGGATTCGGAATAA
- the pflA gene encoding pyruvate formate-lyase-activating protein, whose protein sequence is MIKGHIHSLETFGTVDGPGIRFVLFMQGCLLKCQYCHNPDTWNLEGGKDMTLEEVLAEIEPYIHYYRSSGGGLTVSGGEATLQAHFVADLFRAVKDRWNLHTTLDTNGYNEGDKIKDLLDVTDLVLLDLKHINNEKHIKLTGKPNDRMLAMAKWLSDHNRPMWIRHVLVPGINTDEEDLLALGRFIGGLNGVEKFEILPYHQMGIYKWEALKWTYPLEGVPSPTPEEVARAYELVEQGMKEAAADKAVMG, encoded by the coding sequence ATGATCAAAGGGCATATACACTCACTAGAAACCTTCGGAACGGTCGACGGCCCCGGAATTCGTTTCGTACTCTTTATGCAGGGCTGCTTGTTGAAATGCCAGTATTGCCATAATCCCGACACCTGGAATCTCGAGGGCGGCAAGGATATGACACTGGAGGAAGTGCTGGCCGAGATTGAGCCCTACATCCATTATTACCGTTCTTCGGGGGGCGGCTTGACGGTATCCGGCGGCGAGGCAACGCTGCAGGCTCACTTTGTGGCAGATTTGTTCCGCGCCGTAAAGGACCGCTGGAATCTTCATACCACCCTCGACACAAACGGTTATAATGAAGGGGATAAAATCAAGGATTTGCTTGATGTGACGGATCTGGTTCTGCTGGACCTGAAGCATATCAACAACGAGAAGCATATCAAGCTGACAGGCAAACCCAATGACCGGATGCTGGCGATGGCAAAATGGCTTTCCGATCATAACCGCCCGATGTGGATCCGGCATGTGCTGGTTCCGGGAATCAATACGGACGAAGAGGATTTGCTTGCGCTTGGGCGGTTCATTGGCGGTTTAAACGGCGTAGAGAAATTCGAGATTCTTCCTTATCATCAAATGGGCATTTACAAATGGGAAGCACTGAAATGGACCTATCCGCTTGAAGGCGTACCGAGTCCTACCCCTGAAGAGGTAGCCAGAGCGTACGAATTGGTAGAGCAGGGCATGAAAGAGGCGGCGGCCGACAAAGCCGTCATGGGTTGA